DNA from Canis lupus familiaris isolate Mischka breed German Shepherd chromosome 9, alternate assembly UU_Cfam_GSD_1.0, whole genome shotgun sequence:
ACTGATTTTGAGGACAACCACTAATATCAGATAAGGGAAGATGACACTGAGTCTGATGATGATCAAGTGTTTCTCTTGAgttggggtgcctaagtggctcagtcggttaagggtttgactcttgatttatcatgatctcagggttgggagattgcAGTCTGAAGTTGGGCTCCATGATGTGCCAGGAGCCTACATAAGATATTCTCTCTTCCTAtccttcttcccctttctcctctctttctcaaaaaaataagtttctcttGAGTATTCACATATGTTTGTCTCTCTGCTGAGTGCTTTAGATGCATTTCTCACTAAATCCTCACAATAACAAGGATATTTCTATCCAATATTATACATGGTAAAATTGAGGTTTAAAGATGTTTAGTAatttacaattaaaatgtaaGCATACTTCTATCATTTACTGTCTTAGCaaattccaaatatgaaaaacagtattATGAAGTGTAACCACTATTATATACATGACATCATTTGTTAATGCAATTACAGCATTtgctttataaattaattaatatattaatatttcaatgttcaataagttaatatattaatatagaatAAAAAGTGTAATGTCTGAAAATTCCAATGTGAAAAGACCATTGAAAAGGTGTGAAAGATTATGGTGCttctgaaaaaattatttcaaacattttggaGATACACCCATGGCCATTGTAGAGCTTTTTATGGTAATAAGGAATAGATAAATAACCAATGtctgaaaatacttgaaaatcttaaaatagaaaaaggaaatctctATTAATGAGGTATGGATGAATATGctgaccatttaaaaattaatttaaaacacttggcttgggacgcctgggtggctcagtggttgggcatctgccttcggctcaggggtccggatagagtcccacattgggctcctgaaGAGAgactgctactccctctgcctgtgtctctaccttttttttctctgtgtctctcatgaataaataaataaaataaaataaaataaataaaacacttggCTTATATAATATCTCTCACTGAAGAGCTTTTTGTGGtatcaacaaaaaaaattagaggcCGCTTTGATGTCCATCACTAGGTAACTGGATATGATTGAAAAAagcatacatatgtacataaattcttaatatataaaaaattaatgttttcataggTATTGTTGCATCCACATGACTGGTGAATTATAAAGCATGAGTTGAATACTCAATAATGGGTACCCATCCTATACAAATGTGATTTAggacaaaatattaaagaaagaaaaattaatttacagaAAAACAGACATGTGCCCAGACCAGTGATGACAGCATGACATGGGCTAAGGAAGAGGAATCCCTTATCCTGCACCCAAAGGAGAAAGAGCTCACTTTGCTGAAACAAACATTCCCCCTAGATTTTCCCTGTTTATATTTTGGCAAACTCATCCCTCGTCCATCTCTATCCCTTATACACTGTTTTATGTTGTTTGTCAATGATCTGACTCCCCATCTAGGACAGGAGCTACATAATGACTAGGATTTGCCTGTTTTTATTGCTAAATCTCTAGCAAGGGAACAGTGCTTCCATGGAATAGGAACTAATGAACTGGAATCGGTGAGGTCCATCTCtgatagtttctttaaaaaaaaaagattttatttatttattcatgatagacacacagagagagagaggcagagacaaaggcagagggagaagcaggctccatgcagggagcccgacacgggactccaggatcatgccctgggccgacggcaggcgctaaaccgctgagacacccagggatcccccatctctGATAGTTTCTAAAGGAAaactcttcttctgcccctccaaCCTTCACTATAAGGCCTTGTGATGCCATGGATTTGGGAAGGGAAGTTGGGAAGCGAAGGCCACATCAAGGACCATGAGATTGACAAGCTGTCCCTGCACAGCAGCTAATTGTGAccaaacagagaaaacaaagactAACTGGGTTCTGGACTTGGAGTAAGGTAAATAACAAAACTTCATTTATATAACTAGGCCGAAGCCAATGGCAAGGGTCAACCAAACCAGCAGTGTCTCTGAGTTCATTCTCCTGGGACTCTCCTCCCAGCCTGAGGACCAGAAGCCACTCTTTATCCTCTTCCTCACCATGTACCTGATCACCATAATAGGGAACCTACTCATCATCCTGGCCATCCATTCTGATCCCCAGCTCCAGACCCCCatgtatttcttcttgagtttCCTGTCCTTCACTGATATTTGCTTTACAACAACTGTTGTCCCCAGGATGCTAATGAGCTTCCTTTCTAAGAAGACCATCTCCTATGCTGGGTGTCTGACACAGATGTATTTCATTTATGCTCTGGGCAACACCGACAGCTGCCTTCTGGCAGTCATGGCCTTTGACCGCTATGTGGCTATCTGTGACCCCTTCCACTACGTCACCACCATGAACCGCCGCTGCTGTGTCCTGCTGGTGGCCTTTTCCTGCTCACTTCCCCACTTCCACTCACTCGTACACACACTGCTACTGAACAGCCTCACTTTCTGTGACTCCAATGTCATCCACCACTTCCTCTGTGACCTCAGTCCCTTGATGAAATTGTCCTGTTCCTCCACATTTGTCAACGAAGTTGTGATAATATCAGAAGGTTCTGTTGTTTTGGTGACTCCATTTCTGTGCATCACTCTCTCTTATGTACGAATTCTCATCGCAGTTCTTAAGATCCCTTCAGCTGCTGGGAAACGCaaagccttctccacctgtgGCTCTCACCTCACGGTGGTCACACTCTTTTATGGAAGCATCTTCTATGTCTATTTACAGCCCCTGTCCACCTACAGTGCCAGGGACCACATAGCAACAATTGTCTACACAGTTCTTTCCTCCATGCTAAACCCTTTTATCTACAGCCTGAGAAACAAAGACCTGAAACAGGGCCTAAGGAAGCTGATGGGCAGGTGGAATTCTCAAGCAACACCCTCTTGACAAACTCACAAGTGAAATCTGCTCCACTGGAATCTGGTCCCTACTAGACCTTGGTGAACAATCGAACGGTTGGAGTTTAGCTTTTTTAACCTAAGTGAGACAAGCCTATTGTGGGCGCTCACATCTATTGATGTCAGCTGACCAATTGTCCCTGACTGCTGAAATCATCAAGTTTCTCCTGACTATTCCTCCACTTTTCCACAAAGATTCATCATGTTCTTATCTTCCAAATACTGCTTTAAACTAATCATATGTTGACAATATATCCTGAACAAATTGCTCTCCATTTATTAAGACTTACCCTCTAAAATCCTTCACATTTCAGTATATTGCTGAAAACAGCGGTTGAATACTTTGACAAACATTTCAGGAGgaaaagaatggaaggagaggggCAAAGTGAGGAAAGGAGTTACATTTTAGCTACTTTTCTTATTATGagtatttttataattccttaatattctctttcataaaactttttcttgcttaaaaattaagtttttgccttttctctcatctttctaTTCTTGATTGTTTCTctgtggctttatttcttttaattgcctcttatttatttactatacaatttaaaaatggtaatggccagaaa
Protein-coding regions in this window:
- the OR1L8 gene encoding olfactory receptor family 1 subfamily L member 8 (The RefSeq protein has 2 substitutions compared to this genomic sequence), translating into MARVNQTSSVSEFILLGLSSQPEDQKPLFILFLTMYLITIIGNLLIILAIHSDPQLQTPMYFFLSFLSFTDICFTTTVVPRMLVSFLSKKTISYAGCLTQMYFIYALGNTDSCLLAVMAFDRYVAICDPFHYVTTMNRRCCVLLVAFSCSLPHFHSLVHTLLLNSLTFCDSNVIHHFLCDLSPLMKLSCSSTFVNEVVIISEGSVVLVTPFLCITLSYVRILIAVLKIPSAAGKRKAFSTCGSHLTVVTLFYGSIFYVYLQPLSTYSARDHIATIVYTVLSSMLNPFIYSLRNKDLKQSLRKLMGRWNSQATPS